A portion of the Pirellulales bacterium genome contains these proteins:
- a CDS encoding trypsin-like peptidase domain-containing protein, which translates to MSKSSTREIVDRIGGGIVLLNIFDASGRKVGLGSGFVIDAGGRIATNFHVIERAAKATAQFKDGTERDVTGYWMADKEHDFAILQMRDPPQALTVLTLSADADPQQGDDVIAIGHPKGFTFTVTTGIVSAIRTPEDLPEETRDAIDAPDDALWIQTTAPISPGNSGGPLLNSKGEVIGVNTWVSLVAENTAFANHVRMLRDCLTRQSAAAKPLPVPGAKASLNSLVADVLQGFTEEYTKYLKQVRGAGSIAARNRVADANPAVSYMQKLYALSDEHRHDAIGLEALATACELANVDKKRAGTVLKAVTIRLLEDHVEDEKLGDVALAMVKSEPSDVRDFLTKLSSQSPHRDVKGFATFTLAIHQANALDGPNKAEEAKALTLLKRVVNQYGDVKVGESTLGAVVGPVLYTIEHLTVGKKAPEVKGKDFEGHNIKLSDFRGKVLVLDFFADASEICRSLYPHHKAIMDRYKEDPFQLLGLNADTLEKGRNAVNLKNVTWPCIWDGPKGPIGTKWNIAAYPRNFVIDEKGIIRYRDLYGQDLVQAIEVLLTEMNPSRPPYKQPAAVATTPKSSSPLSMRRAPSIRSHGIPSSRLNRGFPRGIGPSAQQPSQ; encoded by the coding sequence GTGAGCAAATCCTCGACCCGCGAAATCGTGGATCGAATCGGCGGTGGCATCGTCCTCTTGAATATCTTCGATGCCAGCGGGCGCAAAGTCGGCTTGGGCAGCGGGTTCGTGATCGACGCCGGGGGGCGTATCGCCACGAATTTCCACGTCATCGAGCGGGCCGCAAAAGCCACTGCCCAGTTCAAGGACGGCACCGAGCGCGACGTCACTGGCTACTGGATGGCGGACAAAGAGCATGATTTTGCCATACTGCAAATGCGCGATCCGCCCCAGGCTCTGACGGTGTTGACGCTCTCGGCCGATGCCGATCCGCAGCAAGGTGACGATGTGATCGCTATCGGTCATCCGAAGGGGTTCACATTCACCGTCACGACAGGGATTGTCAGCGCGATCCGCACTCCCGAAGACTTGCCCGAGGAAACTCGCGACGCGATCGACGCGCCGGATGATGCGCTGTGGATTCAGACCACGGCCCCGATCTCACCGGGCAACAGCGGTGGCCCACTCCTCAATAGCAAGGGGGAAGTGATCGGAGTCAACACGTGGGTTTCGCTGGTTGCCGAAAACACGGCCTTCGCCAACCATGTGCGGATGTTGCGGGATTGCCTGACGCGACAATCCGCCGCCGCCAAGCCTCTGCCGGTGCCAGGGGCCAAAGCTTCGCTGAACTCGCTGGTGGCCGATGTCCTGCAGGGATTCACCGAAGAATATACCAAGTATCTGAAACAGGTGCGCGGAGCGGGCAGCATCGCTGCGCGCAATCGTGTCGCCGACGCCAATCCGGCGGTCAGCTACATGCAGAAGTTGTATGCCCTGTCTGATGAGCATCGCCACGATGCGATCGGGCTCGAGGCATTGGCTACCGCGTGCGAACTAGCCAACGTGGACAAAAAGCGAGCGGGAACGGTCTTGAAGGCGGTTACGATCCGACTGCTCGAAGATCATGTCGAGGACGAGAAGCTAGGGGACGTCGCCTTGGCGATGGTCAAGTCGGAGCCCAGCGACGTCCGAGATTTTCTCACGAAGCTTAGTTCGCAAAGTCCACACCGCGACGTCAAGGGCTTTGCCACGTTCACCCTAGCGATTCATCAGGCGAATGCGCTCGACGGACCGAACAAGGCCGAGGAGGCAAAGGCTCTGACGCTTTTGAAACGCGTCGTCAACCAATACGGTGACGTGAAGGTGGGCGAAAGCACACTAGGCGCCGTCGTTGGACCCGTTCTATACACGATCGAGCATCTGACCGTAGGCAAGAAGGCGCCCGAGGTCAAAGGCAAGGATTTCGAGGGACACAATATCAAGCTCAGTGATTTTCGCGGCAAAGTACTGGTGTTGGATTTTTTTGCCGACGCGTCCGAGATTTGCCGGTCCCTTTACCCGCACCACAAGGCGATTATGGATCGGTACAAAGAGGACCCTTTCCAGCTGCTAGGGCTCAACGCCGACACGCTGGAAAAGGGGCGCAACGCGGTGAACTTGAAGAATGTGACCTGGCCCTGCATATGGGATGGACCGAAGGGGCCGATCGGCACGAAATGGAACATCGCCGCCTACCCCCGCAATTTCGTGATCGACGAGAAGGGAATCATTCGCTACCGCGATCTGTACGGCCAAGATTTGGTGCAGGCCATCGAGGTATTGCTTACCGAGATGAATCCCAGCCGGCCCCCTTACAAGCAGCCCGCGGCGGTGGCTACCACGCCGAAGAGCTCCTCCCCGTTATCAATGCGCCGTGCGCCGTCAATCCGCTCGCACGGGATTCCCAGCAGCCGGCTCAATCGCGGGTTTCCGCGCGGCATTGGCCCCTCGGCACAGCAGCCCTCGCAGTAA
- a CDS encoding cytochrome c: MSLTEIQRQKSGGHRFWVRALLPLALAFAAPAVALCPASAADGNRPTEADSAAERGYRWLTTKPYIPVAHDQDVFDQLWKVWEEPARSQAAKATVEERRKMAFSRYGLTESPDLPGPVAMQYVDAGHGGWSINCLSCHGGKVLGKSMPGLPNSHFAMQTFTDEVRMIKARQGKMSALELAAASFPMGNSNGTTNAVMFGVALGFLRDENLNLRTDVSVPNFVHHDMDAPPWWNVKKKTYLYIDGFAPKSPRALMQFLLVPQNDAAKFREWEADFKDLYAWIEALEPPKYPFEINHDRADKGRAIFEQNCSSCHGTYGEKWTYPNKLVAIEEVGTDRVRLDSLTPEQRYGYQLSWFGQLDGDKKVVTDPGGYVAPPLDGIWASAPYLHNGSVPTLWHLFHSDERPVVWQRSEDGYDQDKVGLEVTTMAELPATAKTGREKRRYFDTRLFGKSAVGHTFPDALDEPEKQAVMEYLKTL, translated from the coding sequence ATGTCGCTCACGGAAATCCAACGGCAGAAGTCGGGTGGTCACCGGTTTTGGGTTCGGGCTTTGTTGCCCCTGGCACTGGCTTTCGCTGCACCGGCCGTCGCCCTCTGTCCGGCTTCGGCCGCGGACGGCAACCGTCCCACCGAGGCCGATTCGGCCGCCGAGCGCGGCTACCGATGGCTGACGACCAAGCCCTACATTCCAGTTGCCCACGATCAGGACGTCTTCGACCAGCTGTGGAAAGTGTGGGAGGAGCCGGCCCGCTCGCAGGCCGCGAAGGCGACGGTCGAAGAGCGCCGCAAGATGGCCTTCTCGCGCTATGGTTTGACCGAGTCGCCCGACCTCCCGGGCCCGGTGGCCATGCAATATGTCGATGCCGGTCACGGCGGCTGGTCGATCAATTGCCTCTCGTGCCATGGCGGCAAAGTGCTTGGCAAATCGATGCCCGGCCTGCCCAACTCGCACTTCGCCATGCAGACCTTTACCGACGAAGTGCGCATGATCAAGGCGCGGCAGGGCAAGATGAGCGCGCTGGAGCTGGCGGCCGCATCGTTCCCGATGGGCAATTCCAACGGGACGACCAATGCCGTGATGTTCGGCGTCGCTCTCGGCTTCTTGCGCGATGAGAATTTGAACCTGCGCACGGATGTTTCGGTGCCCAACTTCGTGCACCACGACATGGACGCGCCCCCGTGGTGGAACGTCAAGAAGAAAACCTATCTGTACATCGACGGTTTCGCACCGAAGAGCCCGCGCGCGCTCATGCAGTTCTTGCTGGTGCCGCAGAACGACGCGGCAAAATTCCGCGAATGGGAAGCGGACTTCAAGGACCTGTACGCCTGGATCGAGGCGCTCGAGCCGCCGAAATATCCGTTCGAAATCAATCACGACCGGGCCGACAAGGGGCGCGCGATTTTCGAACAGAATTGCAGCAGTTGCCACGGCACGTACGGCGAGAAATGGACCTACCCGAACAAGCTCGTGGCGATCGAAGAAGTCGGCACCGATCGGGTGCGGCTCGATTCGCTCACGCCCGAGCAGCGTTACGGCTACCAGCTCAGCTGGTTCGGCCAGCTCGACGGCGATAAGAAAGTCGTGACCGACCCGGGCGGATACGTCGCGCCGCCGCTGGACGGCATCTGGGCCTCGGCGCCGTACCTGCACAACGGTTCCGTGCCGACCCTGTGGCATTTGTTCCACAGTGACGAGCGGCCGGTCGTCTGGCAGCGCAGCGAAGACGGCTACGACCAGGATAAGGTCGGGCTGGAAGTCACGACGATGGCGGAGCTACCCGCCACGGCCAAGACGGGGCGCGAGAAGCGCCGCTACTTCGACACGCGGCTCTTTGGCAAAAGCGCGGTCGGGCACACCTTCCCCGACGCCCTCGACGAGCCGGAGAAGCAGGCCGTGATGGAATACCTGAAGACGCTGTGA
- a CDS encoding sulfite exporter TauE/SafE family protein, which translates to MPLEIIVLCAAAAAAGAINAIAGGGTLLTFPTLYAILGSSAEMARLANCTSTVALLPGALSAAWGFRRELSASRHWVAWLAAPSLIGGITGSLLLTEFSPDTFKVLVPWLILTAATLFAIQPQVARWTGIGQAHAAPRGGTLAAIIAFQFCVAVYGGYFGAGIGILMLSALAMMGLSDIHAMNGLKTVLNALINGVSAVWFIVKQDVDWRYASIMMVAAIMGGYAGAHVSRRLNKNLVRRVVVAIGFALAAWEFSRQMRGA; encoded by the coding sequence ATGCCGCTCGAGATCATTGTTTTATGTGCCGCAGCCGCCGCCGCGGGCGCGATCAATGCCATCGCCGGGGGCGGGACGCTGCTGACGTTTCCAACCCTCTATGCGATCCTCGGCTCGTCGGCCGAGATGGCCCGCTTGGCCAATTGCACGAGCACCGTCGCGCTGCTGCCGGGCGCGCTTTCCGCCGCTTGGGGATTCCGGCGGGAGCTGTCCGCTTCGCGGCACTGGGTCGCCTGGCTGGCAGCCCCGAGCTTGATCGGCGGGATCACCGGATCGCTGCTATTGACCGAGTTCTCGCCCGATACGTTCAAGGTCCTGGTGCCGTGGCTGATCCTGACGGCGGCGACGCTGTTTGCCATTCAGCCGCAGGTCGCCCGTTGGACCGGCATCGGGCAAGCTCACGCGGCGCCGCGCGGCGGCACCTTGGCGGCGATCATTGCCTTCCAGTTCTGCGTGGCGGTGTATGGTGGCTACTTCGGCGCGGGGATCGGCATTCTCATGCTCTCGGCCCTGGCCATGATGGGTCTGTCGGATATCCACGCGATGAACGGGCTGAAGACCGTGCTGAACGCGCTGATCAACGGCGTGTCGGCCGTGTGGTTCATCGTCAAGCAGGATGTCGATTGGCGATACGCCTCGATCATGATGGTGGCTGCCATCATGGGTGGTTACGCGGGTGCGCATGTGTCGCGGCGCTTGAACAAGAACCTGGTGCGCCGCGTGGTCGTGGCGATCGGCTTTGCCTTGGCCGCGTGGGAGTTCTCTCGGCAGATGCGGGGCGCGTGA